In a genomic window of Pseudomonadota bacterium:
- a CDS encoding creatininase family protein, with translation MIIAEMTMTEFAAGLERTRTIFLPFGSTEEHGRHLPLDTDTMQVDAVVKMAAALHATFVAPPLHYGICRSTSEHPGTVGVGPDSFRALVRDLIRGYYKQGLRNFILISGHAGKTHIGALVEVGEEMLTAFTDIRVAVINEYDFCLQAGRELIQTLGDAHAGEVETSRIQYLFPKLVKGTSPREFPNFPDYILVRDKQACWPGGVWGDPAWAGAEKGGELCRLSAAALAEFVKKFEQFKEPSERG, from the coding sequence TTGATTATCGCTGAAATGACCATGACCGAATTTGCTGCCGGCCTGGAGCGGACCCGCACGATTTTTCTGCCTTTTGGTTCGACCGAGGAGCATGGCCGACATTTGCCTCTGGATACCGATACCATGCAGGTTGACGCGGTCGTGAAGATGGCGGCCGCTCTACATGCGACCTTTGTCGCGCCCCCGCTGCACTATGGCATCTGCCGCAGTACTTCCGAGCATCCGGGAACCGTGGGCGTCGGGCCGGATAGTTTTCGCGCTTTGGTTCGAGACCTGATCAGGGGTTATTACAAACAAGGGCTGAGGAATTTCATTCTGATCTCCGGTCATGCCGGCAAAACCCATATCGGAGCCTTAGTTGAGGTCGGAGAAGAGATGCTGACGGCTTTTACTGATATTCGCGTGGCGGTAATCAATGAGTATGATTTTTGTCTGCAGGCGGGTCGAGAGCTGATTCAAACCTTGGGCGACGCTCATGCCGGCGAGGTCGAAACCTCTCGGATTCAGTACCTTTTCCCGAAATTGGTCAAGGGCACTTCGCCTCGTGAATTTCCGAATTTTCCTGATTATATTCTGGTTCGTGACAAGCAGGCCTGCTGGCCTGGCGGCGTCTGGGGCGATCCAGCTTGGGCCGGTGCCGAAAAAGGCGGCGAACTCTGTCGCCTGAGCGCCGCCGCCCTGGCTGAATTCGTCAAAAAATTTGAACAGTTCAAAGAGCCCAGTGAACGGGGTTGA